Proteins from one Arachis duranensis cultivar V14167 unplaced genomic scaffold, aradu.V14167.gnm2.J7QH unplaced_Scaffold_112463, whole genome shotgun sequence genomic window:
- the LOC127743776 gene encoding acetyl-coenzyme A carboxylase carboxyl transferase subunit beta, chloroplastic-like produces the protein MEKPILHNNERMPPPNEDKTHHREKEQLEHCSSRPYSSRPAFPTGQTGITKKGFFSYIYSSMDSFGPVENTSASEDPILIDMEKDFPSWNDSDNSSYSNVDYLVGVRNIRNFLSDKILLVRDNNSQRNRYSIYFDIENQFLEISNDPSFLSEPESLFDSYNKNSSYLNNVSKRHENHYMYDTKSSWKNGIHNCIESYLRSQICIVSHILGESDKYNDSYFYTSICGKGGNSSESEGSSIKTTITNENLTKREDSKDLDETQKYKHLWIECENCYGLNYRKFFKSKMNICEHCGYHLKMSSSDRIELSIDPGTWNPMDEDMVSMDPIEFHSEEESESYKNRMDSYQRKTGLTEAVQTGTGQLNGIPVAIGIMDFQFMGGSMGSVVGEKITRLVEHAGNQLLPLILVCASGGARMQEGSLSLMQMAKISSALYEYQKNKRLFYVSILTSPTTGGVTASFGMLGDIIIAEPDAYIAFAGKRVIEQTLNTTIPEGSQVAEYLFQKGLFDSIVPRNPLKGVLSELFQLHAFFPL, from the coding sequence GAATTACAAAAAAGGGTTTTTTTTCGTATATCTATTCCTCAATGGATAGTTTTGGTCCTGTTGAAAATACCAGTGCAAGTGAAGACCCAATTTTGATTGATATGGAAAAAGACTTTCCTAGCTGGAATGATAGTGACAATTCTAGTTACAGTAATGTTGATTATTTAGTCGGTGTCAGGAACATTAGAAATTTCCTATCTGATAAAATTCTTTTAGTTAGGGATAACAATAGCCAAAGGAACCGTTATTCCatatattttgatattgaaaatcaatttttggagATTTCTAATGATCCTTCTTTTCTAAGTGAACCAGAAAGTCTTTTTGATAGTTATAATAAGAATTCTAGCTATCTGAATAATGTCTCTAAGAGACATGAGAATCATTACATGTATGATACTAAATCGAGTTGGAAAAATGGCATTcataattgcattgaaagttaTCTTCGTTCTCAAATCTGTATTGTTAGTCACATTTTAGGTGAAAGTGATAAATACAATGACAGTTACTTTTATACTTCTATTTGTGGTAAGGGCGGAAATAGTAGTGAAAGCGAGGGTTCTTCCATAAAAACAACTATCACGAATGAGAATTTAACTAAAAGAGAGGATTCTAAAGATCTCGATGAAACTCAAAAATACAAGCATTTATGGATTGAATGCGAAAATTGTTATGGATTAAATTATaggaaattttttaaatcaaaaatgAATATTTGTGAACACTGTGGATATCATTTGAAAATGAGCAGTTCAGATAGAATCGAACTTTCGATTGATCCAGGTACTTGGAATCCTATGGATGAAGACATGGTCTCTATGGATCCCATTGAATTTCATTCGGAAGAGGAATCCGAATCCTATAAGAATCGTATGGACTCTTATCAAAGAAAGACAGGATTAACTGAGGCTGTTCAAACAGGCACAGGTCAACTAAACGGGATTCCTGTAGCAATTGGGATCATGGATTTTCAGTTTATGGGGGGTAGTATGGGATCTGTAGTAGGCGAGAAAATAACCCGTTTGGTCGAACATGCTGGCAATCAACTTTTACCTCTTATTCTAGTATGTGCGTCCGGAGGAGCACGTATGCAAGAAGGAAGTCTGAGCTTGATGCAAATGGCTAAAATATCTTCTGCTTTATATGagtatcaaaaaaataaaaggttatTCTATGTATCCATCCTTACATCTCCTACTACTGGTGGGGTGACCGCCAGTTTCGGCATGTTGGGCGATATCATTATTGCCGAACCCGATGCTTACATTGCATTTGCGGGTAAAAGAGTAATTGAACAAACGTTGAATACGACAATACCCGAAGGTTCACAAGTAGCTGAATATTTATTCCAAAAGGGCTTATTTGATTCAATCGTACCGCGTAATCCTTTAAAAGGGGTTTTAAGTGAGTTATTTCAGCTCCATGCTTTCTTCCCTTTGTGA